One Podarcis muralis chromosome 1, rPodMur119.hap1.1, whole genome shotgun sequence genomic window carries:
- the LOC144324872 gene encoding uncharacterized protein LOC144324872, translating into MKIEGGGGEAACGATGCQRQCGEETPAGREGRKRPPRRHRVTRGGGGKHLVPADRGRSPRAFPSTLPTRAAGRLLSLSLSLSLSGSYLEPSRQRIQRRGGEKRSSSSRRRSKAPIPGGGGEGEPGRRACACASLGPRRGSCRRSSGSLVGLGGLPQRRAALAASGISGESGGGGFSSSFPPVPCAAALGPLPPSFPPNDTAAAAREASSSSSSSCGCSRGGGGGFSHIPGEAASGKEGERGPSCLRSGCGEEEEEEGGEVAAGAALAAAEGFLGRPLSLSPRLLSLRLRQLSLVPIVSQSVSQSLSSGHGPLPSLSQTHTHARSRPLPLSPARARALALSHTHTYTVSQSVSRASRSGPRSQPNMLGPSRPRPAPTPLGRMAMEEEEPRLGVRVPTPLTSAAARTSDAKPHWAGSKSVPPPPPSPHPGSVSPQVAAAARGQGRGGSRVNAVF; encoded by the exons ATGAAGAT CGAGGGGGGCGGCGGGGAGGCGGCGTGCGGAGCAACCGGCTGTCAGAGGCAATGCGGGGAGGAAACACCGGCGGGCAGAGAGGGACGGAAGCGACCCCCTCGGCGACACCGGGtgaccagaggggggggggggaaacacctcgTCCCGGCGGATCGGGGGCGATCCCCTCGCGCCTTCCCTTCAACGCTCCCAACACGCGCGGCCGGGcggttgctctctctctctctctctctctctctctctggaagttACCTTGAACCCTCCCGGCAGAGAATCCAGAGACGAGGAGGAgaaaaaaggagcagcagcagcaggaggaggagcaaggCCCCGATCCCCGGCGGAGGCGGCGAGGGCGAGCCGGGCCGGCGCGCGTGTGCCTGCGCCTCTCTCGGGCCGCGGCGCGGTTCCTGCCGCAGGAGCAGCGGCAGCCTGGTAGGCCTCGGCGGCCTCCCCCAGCGCAGGGCGGCGTTGGCGGCTTCGGGAATCAGCGgcgagagcggcggcggcggcttctcCTCGTCTttccctccggtcccatgcgctGCCGCCCTCGGCCCGCTCCcgccctcctttccccccaacgACACGGCGGCGGCCGcccgagaggcctcctcctcctcctcctcctcctgcggttgtagccgaggcggcggcggcggcttctcTCACATTCCCGGCGAGGCGGCCTCGGGGAAGGAGGGCGAGCGCGGCCCGAGCTGCCTTCGTTCGGGGtgcggcgaggaggaggaggaggagggaggagaagtgGCGGCGGGCGCTGCTCTTGCCGCTGCGGAAGGTTTTCTCGGGCggcctctttccctttctccccgccTTCTGTCGCTGCGGCTGCGGCAGCTCTCGCTCGTCCCTattgtcagtcagtcagtcagtcagtcactgAGCTCCGGCCATGGCCCTCTCCcgtctctctctcaaacacacacacacgctcgcTCGCGCCCTCTCCCGCTTTCTCCGGCGCGCGCacgcgctctcgctctctctcacacacacacatacaccgtcagtcagtcagtcagccgAGCCAGCCGTTCAGGCCCCCGCTCGCAGCCGAACATGCTGGGACCCTCGAGGCCCCGCCCCGCGCCCACGCCCCTCGGGAGGATggcgatggaggaggaggagccgagGCTGGGCGTGCGCGTGCCGACACCGTTGACGTCCGCCGCCGCCAGAACGTCCGACGCGAAGCCTCATTGGGCCGGAAGCAAGtcggttcctcctcctcctccttccccccaccccggcTCCGTATCGCCTCAAGTGGCAGCAGCGGCAAGAGGACAAGGCCGCGGCGGGAGCCGAGTG